The sequence CTTTGACCTGGCATTATCACTACTTCCATAAAGTACAGGCTGATATATGCTTATAGGAGTAGCATCCACAGCTTGGGCATTATCAAAGCTATTAACCCCAGCCCCAGGAAGATAAGCATGCCCTTGAGCATTTCCTCTGTGTTGTAAAGCTTCACTTGTAACGGCCATCTGATTGAAGCTTGTAATCTGGTTAGCCATGCCTGGAATTTCTACTTGGTTCAGTCGGTTCATATCGGGAATCAGATTTCCTGGATTTTCTGGTGCATCATCAGTCCTTTGTACCTCCTGCTCAACAGCAATGGAACTGTGACGTGCCCTTTTTCTCTTTGGTGGTTGTTTTTTTGTTCCTTCCTTCAGAGTAACAGCCTTATAAAGATGTTCAGTGTTCGCCCTTTCTGTGCCTCTTCCGGAGACATGCTCCTCGCTGGATTGTGCAGCTGGAGAAAGACCTTGCTCATCATCTTTAGATGATATTGAAAGAGGAGCCTCCTCAAAACCATCAACATCATACTCATTACTGCTGCTGTGTGCGTTCCTAGTTCCATTTCTGTCTTCTGGAGCACTGCGGTGAGTAATCTCTGAGACGCCATTGTCAATGCCATGCACATGCCTTTCCTCTCTCTGTAGGACTCCCAACCAAATCAGGCTCTCCTTTGCAGTCATTTTATCCTGCAAGATTTTGGATTTGCGAACATGGTTTCTGATCTTATCAAAGTTAGGGGACATGTGCTTAATAACACATGTAAGCACACCGACCTTCCAAACCTTCTTAAGATCATGAGGTTTTTTGTAAGGAGCAATCTGTCCCCTTGGAAGGCCCAAGGCAGCCCACCACTCTTCATTCCCCGCAGGCCACCATGGGGGCGGAGTGCCCTTCTCCAGGGGGTACTTGCGCTGCGGTGGATTACAGTGCTGCATCAATGATGAAAGCAGTGAGCCCAGAGTGGCGTCTTGGAGATCCATCAAGCTGTGCTCGTTCTTGACAACGCTACTCTGAGCATCAGCATCCACCAAGTGCTCGGCCTCGTACTTTGCAATCGCTGCCGGACCATTCTTatcaaacttaaccttctccttcCACCAAGCTCTAATGTTATCCGAGGCACCGCTCACAGGCTTCCCTTTCTCAGGGATGATCCCGTACACAAACCCACGGGCATTGCACACCTCCATCAGCTTGAGCATGTACTTGAGGATCCCGTCGTGCGCCCTGGCCATCTTCTTGCGCATGGCCTGGTCGGATATCTGCTTGGGCTTGGACTTCTCCAGCTCCAGTTCAGCCTGCTGCAAGGCCAGCTTCTGCTGCCTCTCCTTGATCCTCCTGAGCCTGACCCTGTCCTTCCACATTCGCCGGGCCAGCTCCTCCGCCTCAATCTCCTCGTCGCTGACATCGTTCTCGTTGATGCCGTCGACCTCGAAGTCGGACGAATCTCCGAACTCCGTCGCGAGCAAAGCCAGCTGATCCATAAGAACTGCTATGGCTTGGCAATCCCGATCACATCCAACCCACCCAACCTCTCCCAGTCCCGCCGAGCGAGGGAATCATGGAAACAGACTTCCCGCCGCCATTTTTTTGGGAAGACAAGCTGCGCCGCGCCTGAGGCTTCAACTGAGATCAACAGTCCGCGCGGAAGATATACCTAATAGAACCATGGAAAGACGGATTAACATAACAAAATCGGCAGGAGTAGGACGAACTCCTCGAACGAACAACCCACTCGACCAATCTAGGGTTTCCTTACCCGAGAGAAGAAgacggaagaggaggagggaggaaccaATCGACGCCAGCCGCGGCACCGGCAGTCCCCACTTagctgcgcgccgccgccgccggcgacgacgaACTGCGGCGAGGATTGGTTTGGTGGAACGGCAGATTGGATGGGGAGGAGGCGGATTCGGAGAAGAATGGGCGAGAGGGGGGAGATGATTGGAGACGGGGCAAATTCGCAGGTTCGGCTCGAGATTCGGTTGGTTTCCTTGTGTGGAAATTATTTATTGGAGGATGGAAAGGggggaaaaaggaaaggaaggaaaCTCGAGGGAAGGCCCGGCGCGGGGAGGAACAGAGCAAACAAACACGGGACCTCCTCCGCTCGTGTGTTTTCTCGGATCCCCTGCTCCTCCTCCTGCTCGCCGTGTGGACTGCCTTGTGGCCTCTCCAATGTGCCACAGAGCCCAAAGGcattgtttcttttttttttgtgaaTGACGGCATTGTTCAACACTCCAAAACTATTTTCAGTATCTAAGTACAGACCAAAATGTTAGACTTATTCTTTTCACTTAACATGTAAAACTTGATTATATGAGGTACTGCTTCCGTCCGAAGTTACTTAtcggagaaatggataaaaattgATGTATCTacactaaaatatatctagatacatccatttcaacgaTAAGTAATTCTAGACGGAGGGGTACTCTCTTTGTTCACTATtactacctccgtcccataatataagaacgtttttgacattagtgtagtataaaaaacgttcttatattatgggacggagggagtataagattctAAAAAAATATATGAATCGAATGTATGTGGACTCGTTTgttgtttgttcactcatttcaatttgtatgtagtccatattaaacaGCGTGCCCGACTCCTCCTGTGTCGCCCCTGCGCGGCGACCggggggaaccctagcgccgccgcgtcCTCGTCCCTTCCTCGatctctcctcctcgccgccgccggggcgcgccgccgggcaaagcccggtcggcggcggcggcggcggaatctCTTCTCCCACGGCTCGCTGGATCTGGTGCGGGCGGATCGCGACGGTGGTTGGCGGCGTGCTGGAGGCGGGGCGCGCCGGCGCGGGCTTGGGGGCGACGGCAGTTTCCCCTGGTGTGAGTGGGAGTCCGttcggggcgcgcggcggcggccctCGGCAAGCGGTGGCGGGCGCTGGACTCTCGGCGTCGCTCCGTCGTGTGCAGGCGGCAGTGGTCCCTATGCGCGGTCGGTGGCTCCGTCTCTGACCCAGACGGCGCGGGGGATGGCGACGGCCCGGCGTGGATggcgatctggatgcggtggtgTCGGCGGCTCGCTGATCTGCCGGTGCTCTAGGGTTttgcctggtggtgctggtggtgacggcggcccgGGCACGAGAGCCGGTCCcttcgaactgatctgggtgaaaacttgccttcggcgtctgctaaagccggcggtggtggcgctatctgcgtcgttcccttcttgaaggcatcgtcgtggagaagttcaaggccactctttGCTACCTCtaagggaaaccctagatcagatgatcggatgacggcggcgctctggtgcCGTTCCTCCTTTGGGGgtgtcattcttggaggtacacacgtgattgagagaccagaggacggattctttggtagagcggtgcttcatcctacacactgagGGCGACAGATCTTGACGgcatggcgcagtgcagattcgtaGCTCACTGTgagaggatggactcgcgcaggaggacgacgttgtcgggcgtcgtggtggcgtcgatggcagataGACCTGAcacggtacatgcaacagtacaactctgaagatagATTGGTGGCagatggctgcggcggcctcatacctggcagacgtcctggttgaggagtgcgtcggactggtaggtgccccatacccggcaggcgttctggttgggacctcaagtcttagatgtttaggtttggctgcgatgtctgtttggtattaggcccagactatctgcgccccttcatcatttggataagtgtagcgacagttgttgcttagtcGGTGgattagtcttgctgttgtatggctttgcaaggtcttgtgagaataattaataaagtggtcgtatgcatcgcccagatgcagaggccgggggtcatcctccttttctaaaaaaatatagtccatattaaaatattcaaaacatcttataataATGAATGGAGGGAATATGACTGTTTTGCTAGTGGAATTCGAGTTTAAATTTTGGTGAGGTCAACGCTAAGCTTAAATTCCTTCTTCTGATAAAACATCAATATTTCCCTTTGTTATGAAAATGACATGCAGAAGCATGGCTTTTAGTCCATGGTCGGTCAAGAAATCAGACAATTTTGCAACTAACACATCAAACTCACGTAACCTACGGCTTATCCAAGAACTTACCCCCTTTGTGAGAGAAATCGAGCATTAAAAAGGAGAAAACACAAACCTCTGCAGTGAAAATAGTCGGTAGAGCTCAAAGATCTCACGGTGTCACTATGGTATATGGACGAACGGAAGAGAGCCCGGTGAATAGAGTCTGTGTATAAAGTACTCGTGATTGAATTACTACATGATCATGAATAATTTTTAAGAGGGTATTTTTGAGAAATCATGTCTATGATATCGAATAAGCCACGTGAGCATATTATGTTTATCATAAATTTAGCGAGACTTAAACATTTATTGGGACGCCGGTCAATTGTGCGTGTCAAATTCATCATCTAAGCTTAGCTTTATAAAAAAGGTTTATTTTTCCTTAACAATATTTGGTAAGAGAGTTTGTAGGAAACTGTCTATCCTCTGCAATCAAGGCGAAAACATGAACATTATTCTTGACTAGGTAGGTAAGAGCATCAGACTGGGCAAATAttgccccccccccacccacctcATATGGACGCGGACACGTCTACAAACAGGAGCCGGCCGTCCCTTATATGTCCACCCCTATACATCCATATTTTTAAACCTCAAATACATGCAAATACATGTACATCCATATTGAACGATAAGTATACACATAACATAATATAACACACAAATAAAATTTATTTGAAGAGATAAATACATAGTTCAAACATAAAATTATTTAGAGTgcataattcaaaaaaaaatgatTTCCATATGCCCCATTTGAGTAGTTTGTGTCTGCGC comes from Triticum aestivum cultivar Chinese Spring chromosome 5B, IWGSC CS RefSeq v2.1, whole genome shotgun sequence and encodes:
- the LOC123112411 gene encoding ETHYLENE INSENSITIVE 3-like 3 protein, whose amino-acid sequence is MDQLALLATEFGDSSDFEVDGINENDVSDEEIEAEELARRMWKDRVRLRRIKERQQKLALQQAELELEKSKPKQISDQAMRKKMARAHDGILKYMLKLMEVCNARGFVYGIIPEKGKPVSGASDNIRAWWKEKVKFDKNGPAAIAKYEAEHLVDADAQSSVVKNEHSLMDLQDATLGSLLSSLMQHCNPPQRKYPLEKGTPPPWWPAGNEEWWAALGLPRGQIAPYKKPHDLKKVWKVGVLTCVIKHMSPNFDKIRNHVRKSKILQDKMTAKESLIWLGVLQREERHVHGIDNGVSEITHRSAPEDRNGTRNAHSSSNEYDVDGFEEAPLSISSKDDEQGLSPAAQSSEEHVSGRGTERANTEHLYKAVTLKEGTKKQPPKRKRARHSSIAVEQEVQRTDDAPENPGNLIPDMNRLNQVEIPGMANQITSFNQMAVTSEALQHRGNAQGHAYLPGAGVNSFDNAQAVDATPISIYQPVLYGSSDNARSKSGNPFPLHANSGYNSFPSNYQTLPPKQSVPLPMMDHHVVPMGIRAPADNSPYGDHVIGGGSSTSVPGDMQHLVDFPFYGEQDKFVGSSFEGLPLDYISMSSPIPDIDDLLLHDDDLMEYLGT